A single genomic interval of Malania oleifera isolate guangnan ecotype guangnan chromosome 11, ASM2987363v1, whole genome shotgun sequence harbors:
- the LOC131167501 gene encoding probable WRKY transcription factor 45: MENYQLLFPCSSSSSPDPFSSPNTNRSCGSTVFGNSTHVEGSSSSSTGRIINANGLLGLNAAAEINVQTRVTEVSDHHHHHNIMNSTGGGASDHNSKAPLMMKKKGHEKKIRKPRYAFQTRSQVDILDDGYRWRKYGQKAVKNNKFPRSYYRCTHQGCNVKKQVQRLSKDEGVA; this comes from the exons atggagaacTATCAGTTGTTATTTCCATGTTCATCCTCATCTTCTCCGGACCCTTTCTCATCACCAAACACTAACAGAAGCTGCGGGAGTACAGTGTTCGGCAACAGCACTCACGTAGagggcagcagcagcagcagtactGGAAGGATCATTAACGCAAATGGGCTATTAGGGTTGAACGCAGCAGCAGAGATTAATGTTCAGACTAGGGTTACTGAGGTTtctgatcatcatcatcatcataatatTATGAACAGTACAGGTGGTGGTGCGTCTGATCACAACTCTAAAGCTCCactgatgatgaagaagaaaggGCACGAGAAGAAGATTAGGAAGCCCAGATATGCTTTCCAGACAAGGAGCCAAGTTGATATTCTCGATGATGGGTATAGATGGAGGAAGTACGGTCAAAAAGCTGTGAAGAACAACAAATTCCCAAg GAGCTACTATCGATGTACACATCAAGGATGTAATGTCAAAAAACAAGTCCAACGCCTCTCCAAAGATGAAGGGGTGGCTTAG